In the Microplitis mediator isolate UGA2020A chromosome 5, iyMicMedi2.1, whole genome shotgun sequence genome, CGACGTTTTCTTTCCAATGCATTGTGATGGGCGCGCCTCTCCTCCTGTAAGtaatcaaattatttcaaatattcctTAAAGTAATGCCGGGTGTCTACCCGTAGTAGTATTTTTGGCCATTGCTCTGTTTTTAGATTCTTAATacttcaatttaattaataaaaaagtatgaaataaaatttccattttaattgTGTGACAGAAGTATCTTCGGACgtccaaaaatttaattatgtcaTTGCGCCTTttgcaaattaatttatataaatttatcaagggTCCAAAACTGACCAAAAGCGGTATCACTActctattatattttattactaaataaacaattttttatccttACCTCTGACATTAATCGGGTTCTTTTATTGTCTTCCTGCTCATCGTAATCATATTGTTCGcagtcctgaaaaaaaatatcatttatttattaaatttcaaaagatcaatatacattttcaaaataattcatcagttaattttgaaataaaaagtattaaattttttaagacaacTAAAATCactattaatttgaaattttgaaatctaataatacaaaaaaattttattaaataaattaaaaataaaattacccgagaaattaaaatagttaaattttaaacttacgTCACTGTCATTATTGTCGTAATAATCTTCGGTAAATAAATTCTCTGAAGACATTGTTAccaagttaattttaaattttaattatttatttgcttatgaatttattgagttatatatttattgattgatttattaaaacttcTGTTCACTATTTCAggatttacaaataaatgttACTACACTCAATCTCCGACAAGTTCAAAATGTAAGAGCTCAGGATTGCAATAACTAGAGTGACACTCGACGTTTGAGGGTAAGAAATTTCGTACGTTATAGTGATCTCCCTCCAGAATTTTATTTAGGAAAGATAATTAAGGAAGAAAGTAGAAGGGATGGAAATGACTATAGATTGTAGTCTCATTGGGTTGCTACTTTTAGGACCTTTGTTGTTTGTtgacattaaatttctttgaaCAATGTGTTTTTGACATTTAACATATGACACCATATAACACATAATGATACCTACGTCATTGTTAAATTAAGGATAACTCAGGTAAACCCAATGAAGGCTAAAGTTTAGCCCGACTTTGAATAGGGACACTTAGTAAATGcattatagtaaatttatggcaggatataattacatattcttaaaattttatatacctGAGCCATTACTCAAGTACTAAAATCTAGTTGCAACCGGAATTTTTATCAAGATTAGGGCTTAAACTCTTACAATACACTTTTGCGAATTGACGTCATTGAAGAAATATTCTGTgacgttaatttaattatgtctagacgtatgaaaaaaaataatagattttttttacaaagaaaaagtctacttataaatataaataaattagtcataattttttcgacaCATTTTTATTAGACCAGATTTAAATCTGAGTAATTATCAGtagttacaataattattgcaTGCTTTTCTCGAGAACttgtttaatataatttttaattattattattttaatatttatttattgtgagtagaaaaaaaaaactttatcgcTATTCAGCCGCAGCTCTGCAGGCGGTTGTCAAATCTTCTAGCGACGCAACGTGTACGTAGAAATTTGTTTGATTTACGTCATAAGCGCTGTATTGAAATACGGGTAAATTATCCGAGAGACAGTAAAATTTACGTGTTTTTGGTTCAATTATTATGTCATTCGGGAAAACCAATTTTTCATTGTCTTGTGCAACgattcctgaaaaaaattaacaaagaattgaaattaaattaaaatttatttgtaattaatttgaaaaaaaaattaaaattaaatctcacGGAAATTATCTGGATTGAGTTCCATTTTGGTATCCCAGCAAGCAACggcatttttattaatttgagtgaaataaataattcctgTTTCCAAGTCATACATTGAAGAGGTTCCTTGGGTGTAAGGACCTTTGTTACCAGCAACGTGGAAATGGGTCCAGAATTTCGGGTCAGCTAACGCGGTTTGATTCTTAATGACATTTGTCGATACCGAAAACTCATGGATCCCTGACATGGGATGGAAGTAAAGTGTCTTGGATCCATCTTCCATCGGAGGACTCAAGGCCAGTCCAAACAGACCGTCGGTCCATTGGAAATTTATCCCACTCACATTGTATTcgcctgaaaaaatttttaataagctTATAATTAAGTTTCTGACACGTCTACCTGACGGATGACcctgtcaataatttttagtggtaaaaaaaaatatattatggaTTAGTACCATTCAGAGGATCAAAGTGGAAGTAGTTATGATTTATTCTCCACGAATCATTTTTTGCTAGACTGTAGACAACGAGTCCATAAGCTCCTAAATCCGAGTTATAAACGTATGCGTCATCACAATTTTTTGGGTCAACATCGATCGCGGTATCGGCAAAAAATGTATCGGGTTTAATGTCAGTTTCTTTGAAGGTATACCTCAGTATAAtctacaacaaaaaatttaataaattagttcagtcccgcaaaagtAATTCTGTATTTTATATCCACATAGAGAAATAAACGgagaaattcttgttttaaatgctatggtgtcatagtaaaaccggaccatgttggccacctgCAGAAACAAACACAGAAAAATTGCTATACCATAGTAGAATTGACGacgattattttcaatttatggtcatggtaatttttccatgtttatttaaatttctgcaGGTGGATAACATGGTCCGGTCTTCCTATGACACCatgagattttaaataaaaataatttctcgaTGTACATACGTTACCTTATtggtttttaaatcaatagcAATAAGTTTCTTGGGCTGCACAGGTTTAAATTCACCGAGAATATCATCAATACCACTATCAACAGCCCACAGTCTATCACAAGCATCAATTCTGACCCTGAGAATATTTACGAGTGCATCTGGTGAATGGATGCCATTAGACTCCCAATCAGGATAAGGATTAAGCAACGGTGATTTACTATctgctaaataaaaaataaatttaattgaattgaataaataatgaaatttatgtcGGAGAGATACAACGATaagattaatataattaattttaatcgcTGCGGATAACCATTTGCCATTTATTGCAATATACCATTATTCAAACTGACGTAATTCAAATTTGCCGGTACTCCTTTTTTCCATCTCGGTACGGTGATGAAAAGCTTGTCACCCCATACATTTAATCCCAGCGGGACATTGTGTTCTTGGATATAATCTCCAGATGTTTTGTAATCATTGCGCATTGATTCGTTTGGAAAATTATAGTCAACTTGCTTCCAAGAGAATACTGTTTTAAATGGATCGCATGTTACTGCTGACAAGCtcagcaataaaataaaataccacattttctataaaaatttaaaaaatattttttttagtatcgaaaatttttaattcaatttaaaaaaattttatttttaatgacagtaattaaattactggCGCACCCTacggaattgaaatttttttccgtatttttttaatacatttgATCAATTGTAATAGAATGAGTTCATGATACTCATTGTTCATTATTTGTATTGTTACTGTCTGCTTATCGTCCTGTGCCACACCTCTGTACCTaccgtttaaatttattcacatacgagttttattttttcattcaccGCAGAATTGTTTATGAATCATTAAATGAATCACGAGTTTTATAATATCCGCGTAtactatttattgttttaaataaaataacatatatatctacatatatatatttattagtacacagaaaaaaatgatttcctagcgctcaaaatttttacatgccCCAAGAAATATTtcgcattataaattgaaaacggaattttttggcgggaaaatttttatgatcctgaagttaacagacaattgataattttaggatttttttttataacaaatttatgagaaaaaaaaaaacaaaaaaaatgcacatgtagaaaattcaaaaaactacatgtgcaatttttcaaaaatttttttcttttataatttattgttttaaaaaatatccaaaaattattagacgtcggctaactttagtatcataaattttttctagtcctaagaaaattttgttttcaattcataatacaaaatatttcttgcgccaaaaaatccttttttctgtgtacgttAAATCATGACAATTATAAAACGTGTTgttaataagttaattaaatgatcattgtttttgttttgattgttgttattattaataagagAGAGGAGTTTGGCAACCTTTATAGTGACACTCTCAATTCCCGAGGACGCTTTCtctgtttttaaatttgcatTGCGATTACGGAAGCATGCGTAAtacatttgtttatttacatttttttttaattgattaaaataaatttttttatcacaactacagttcaaattttttttatcacgcataaaaattttataaaaaatcgaacTTTTATTCTaccatttgaaaataaatttgtatttaaatatttgctgTAATTAGTTGGGCGGTTAATAAAATGTGAATTTGaagattgaaattaaatagtGAGCAATAATCGATACTTAATAATACACTTATCTGGTTATATGCAACCAATAGTATGTAATTTGTAGAATGTATATAGAGGTGaaggtaatttttaatgaacgtCTCGAGCCGTAACATAATAaactacaataataattatgtgaataaacgcatatatatattcatatatttataaatatatacttacgGTGTTTTGAGAAGCAGTCAGCAGCTTGGAGAACGGTAGGACCGTGAATGACGCTGATCACCACATCCAGGTCTCTTTATATACTCGGTCATCGCGATCCGAGGACAGAGGACGGAGGACAGAGGATGTCGAATCCAACAATCGGACATGGATATTATATACAACTACACCAGAAATCACTCACTACTCCAAActaatcaaacaaaaaaaaaataaaagaatctttaaatttaatttcgacGGATACGCTGCGTATCAAACAGACTGCAGCTGTCACCTGTCAATCTTGTTgcttaatttgatttttttttggatttactATGAATCAAATATCAGGTACAGACGGCAATCAAAAAcagaaataaaatacttaattaaaaaaaaataagttaatggtttataaataaaaattaacggaAATTGTGTGAGAGGATTTattacacaaattaaaaaagttttttttttttaaatttatatgaaggTCTTCTATTGTAAATTATAGACAATACTTCTCAcatatttcttataattagatttttctgcattaattgttttttgccactattatttttttacattaaaacgTTTAACTCTAACTGActatgaatgaaccgattggTATAAGTTgacattgaaaaaagaaacctttttatttttatttactcataaTTGTAATGTGAatcattagatttttttttagaatcctattttttattagactacaatgtttttgtttatttttttacgcttGTTAATTTTGTAAGGAAGTAATATGTAGGGTAATTAGAAAATCgtgtatgttttttttattagcgtattgttaaatttattatggaCACGTGAGATTTTaattgatgaatttttaaaaataaaaataaaaaccgtaaataatttaaaacaaaaattgtcgGAATTTTTTCGGTGAGTACTCGTaagtttttcgaaataattattaatgactttagcgatttaattatctaattatattttaattacttaattacaaAAGAGTCTCTTAAATCTTTTAATTGAGTCATCAATTTTTGTTGCGATTTACGAGATCGCAAAaaatctcattttttttacaggctTGCGATTACGTAATAACTGACATCCGAAAAAATTacggtaataaataatattttttgatgacttgatataaatttaaaaatactaaatttatagACGTACAGATTCAAAATTAACGTTAAGCTCCAGAATTGACAGCCgtcagaaattataaaaagttgataaacttaattctgtttaaaaaaaatcagacgGTTGagttattaatgaaataaataaaaaaatatatataaatataaaataatttatttacacatGAAGAATAcgttgtacaaaaaaaataacgcaTTCTTTGGTCCATTTttctagaattaaaaaaatacgttgtattaaaaattttttttacaataaaaaaaatacattttatatattttttattttatgcttaattaatttaattaattactggtaattttcattaaatatcaataaaattcggttgttaaaatattagcttataaatatcttataataataataaataaaattataacggaatgatttaatttaacaatagtCTAACtaactttgatattttgattgcttgtaaataagtataaatatatttacattaaagTGATACTTCGGCTTCCgcatcttttatttttaaacatttttttatttttctaaaacataaaaaatcaaattagtttattatttttgtaaaaataaatactgggTAATTATCATCTAATTACCCAGTAGTCACAGTGACTTAATCATGACGTTAATGTGATGTCTGTATGACATTCTATGATGTCAATATGATGtatgggtgatgtcaaaattaacaatccagaaaaaatattttaaaaaattgaaataccgaattttcgatttgattattaccgcgCAAACGcattgaaaatttagaaacaAGATGTGACATTTCTATGACACGTATGACGTCAAATTATGGTCATGTGTTTACtgagtacactgtaaaaaatcgggagtgaattcggagtgattacggattttatttcaattcgcaTTTACCGATTCggagtattaattttaaaattgacttctttttgaagtaaatttcactccgaggggattaaataaataagcagCCATCCACTTagtccgcgttcactccggatttaatctgcattcactccgtaaattttttactgtgtgataaaaattaaatttttcacataCTTTCCAAAATCTTCACCATCTTGAAGAGTTTCCGGTAGTTTACATCCGTTGGTTTCTGGTAAAAATAATGCCAAGCCCGCACCAATCAGCGGGAATGTACCAAAAATTAACGGAGGTAAAAATCCTTGTACCGTActctacaaaaattaattaatacccgggaaaaaatgattttgcctaattatatataattatatatgattatatatggaatatatataattatatatggtattatatataattatatatggttatatataggcctatatataagtatatatagccttatatataattagacataattataccgggaaaaaaatgattatgcctaattatatatgattatatatagacctatatataagtatatatagtcttatatataattagacataattataccgggaaaaaaatgattttgcctaattatatatgattatatatagaatatatatggttatatatagacctatatataagtatatataaccttatatataattagacctaattataccgggaaaaaaatgattttgcctaattatatatgattatatatagaatatatatggttatatatagacctatatataagtatatatagccttatatataattagacataattataccgggaaaaaaatgattatgcctaattatatatggttatatatagacttatatataattatatatagccttatatataattaaatctaattatatcccgggacaaaatgattttgcctaattatatatgattttatatggaatatatataatagtatatataatagtatataccCATGTATAGTTATACATgggtctatatatgattagatctgattagacctgacctatatagacccatatatagtaatttttattatattttagatctttacatctatatataatcaaatttaaattaactatttatatatatatatatataagttaatattttatttatagaatatatttaatatttagtttttcttatttaatatattagatgCTCTATGgtctttattgatatttaataatcaatactCGTTAAATGCATTATAGTTTTAGGTgtatatttacagaaataatgattacaattttactataaattataattttaaaatatttacgaagcgttacattatatttttcagtctgttaaaaaagtaataaacttATGTATAGTTAATAATACCCAGTTACCAAACAGTTTTTAAAGTGTTTGGTTTTTTGCATACATAATTTTCAACTCTTATGAGTtgtgttaatattttaacattggAATAATTAATCAGCATTCACCTATCACTTTCTTTTATAGGAATTACATGCTCAATAATAGATTTGGTTTTGATGCgatatgatatatatgtattatacataatcatatctaattatatatgagtatatataacttatatatgattatatataattagacctggccaattttcagatctaattatatataacgtattatatataatcatatataacctatatataattatatataaattatatataattagacctggccaatttttagatctaattatatataaggtcttatatataattatatataattaggcaaaatcattttttcccgggtaaacaataaattaatactcaaataattaattaatcgagaattaaataaaaaatataatttaccaAAGAAACAACAAATGGCGCAACCATAGATCCAATTCTCGCGCACATGCTGCTCGTTCCTACTCCGATATTTCTGACAACAGTCGGAAATAATTCACCGGAAAATAGATAAACTGTCGTAAATGACACAGACATTCCGACAATTCCAAAACATGCCAATATAAGTCGTACCCATGCtaaatctaaaataaataaaattaaaattttactatatttcaattttctcaataaaaaaattaattaattaattaattaattaaaattaaatactaaCTCTGAGGCACAGCAATCAAAAGTAATGCAGCAACACCAGCAGTAACGTGGCTAGTCATCAATGTTATTTTTCTACCCAATTTATTCATAACCCACCAGGCGACAAAATTACCAGGTATTTGAGTTGCACCTGCCACGGcgaaattaacaaatataTCGCCTCCAACTTGTCCAATGTACTGAGTCATGCCAAAAAGACCCATTCCACATACAATCCAATTAAAGAATATCGCTAATGACTTTACCCTCATATTTGGagttctaaataaatcaataattgatGCCGAGTGATCAGACGCCGATTTTCTCGAATTCTAAAAGAAGACCAATAAATCCataaatcataaattcaaaaaaaaaagtccgccaataatttaaataaaaatcagctCTTACTTGATGCAAATAATGCTTTCGCACTAACTCTGGAATATCTTTGTCAGGAACTTTGTTAACTTTTGCGGCTTTCTTCAGTATTTTGCATGCGGCTTTTTGTCTGCCGACAGCCAAAAGCCATCGGGGAGATTCTGGTACAATCCACCAGTAACTCAAGAGTATTATTGACGGCAGTGATATGGCCAATTGTAAATGCTGCCAATGACGGAATAGATATGCTATCCCGGCTAATGACATGTGTCCTAAACTAAATGGTATTTGATAGAGAACTGTGATGGCTGCTCGCCATTTAGTCCCGACAATTTCCATACATATTACGTAACTTGTGACCATTGTTCCTCCAGTGGCCATCGCCGCCAGTAATTTGAAAAACAGAAGCGCTGGGAACCACGGCACCACTGCGCAGCCGATTCCCGATACTAATTGAAGTACCACAGAAATCATCAATGGAATTTTTCTACcaaatctataaataatttactcataaataaaaattcatcactgtaattaaaataattaattacctgtCTGCTAAACTACCAAATGTAATATTTCCTAATAATATACCGAACATGAGTATCGACTGCTGTATGTTCGCATAATGGGAACGATTGCAAACTAGACTCCactgtaagtaaaaaaaattactagtaaatttattaaaaaaaaaaaaaaaataataaattaatttgtagtTGAATTTACTTGAGATATTATCGTTTCTGGAAACGTGCTTCTGTCAAATTCCCAAGACTGACACTCGACATGACTGCCGTTTACGTTAACAATGCACTGATCTTTGGCTGATGAATATGCAGGAGTTGTACAATTATATTGTTGAGCTTGTGGTGCCATGAATACAACAGCTAATTGATGCCACGCTACGGGAAATTTGACTAAGGAAATGGCGATACACACGAGGACTTGCCATCTTCCCATCGCGCCCATCGC is a window encoding:
- the LOC130669030 gene encoding protein yellow-like isoform X1, with product MWYFILLLSLSAVTCDPFKTVFSWKQVDYNFPNESMRNDYKTSGDYIQEHNVPLGLNVWGDKLFITVPRWKKGVPANLNYVSLNNADSKSPLLNPYPDWESNGIHSPDALVNILRVRIDACDRLWAVDSGIDDILGEFKPVQPKKLIAIDLKTNKIILRYTFKETDIKPDTFFADTAIDVDPKNCDDAYVYNSDLGAYGLVVYSLAKNDSWRINHNYFHFDPLNGEYNVSGINFQWTDGLFGLALSPPMEDGSKTLYFHPMSGIHEFSVSTNVIKNQTALADPKFWTHFHVAGNKGPYTQGTSSMYDLETGIIYFTQINKNAVACWDTKMELNPDNFRIVAQDNEKLVFPNDIIIEPKTRKFYCLSDNLPVFQYSAYDVNQTNFYVHVASLEDLTTACRAAAE
- the LOC130669030 gene encoding protein yellow-like isoform X2 gives rise to the protein MWYFILLLSLSAVTCDPFKTVFSWKQVDYNFPNESMRNDYKTSGDYIQEHNVPLGLNVWGDKLFITVPRWKKGVPANLNYVSLNNDSKSPLLNPYPDWESNGIHSPDALVNILRVRIDACDRLWAVDSGIDDILGEFKPVQPKKLIAIDLKTNKIILRYTFKETDIKPDTFFADTAIDVDPKNCDDAYVYNSDLGAYGLVVYSLAKNDSWRINHNYFHFDPLNGEYNVSGINFQWTDGLFGLALSPPMEDGSKTLYFHPMSGIHEFSVSTNVIKNQTALADPKFWTHFHVAGNKGPYTQGTSSMYDLETGIIYFTQINKNAVACWDTKMELNPDNFRIVAQDNEKLVFPNDIIIEPKTRKFYCLSDNLPVFQYSAYDVNQTNFYVHVASLEDLTTACRAAAE
- the LOC130669027 gene encoding organic cation transporter protein isoform X2, with translation MKDTPTNGYAEVNGKNGVTDKDKKPEEYEEVDAIQEAMGAMGRWQVLVCIAISLVKFPVAWHQLAVVFMAPQAQQYNCTTPAYSSAKDQCIVNVNGSHVECQSWEFDRSTFPETIISQWSLVCNRSHYANIQQSILMFGILLGNITFGSLADRFGRKIPLMISVVLQLVSGIGCAVVPWFPALLFFKLLAAMATGGTMVTSYVICMEIVGTKWRAAITVLYQIPFSLGHMSLAGIAYLFRHWQHLQLAISLPSIILLSYWWIVPESPRWLLAVGRQKAACKILKKAAKVNKVPDKDIPELVRKHYLHQNSRKSASDHSASIIDLFRTPNMRVKSLAIFFNWIVCGMGLFGMTQYIGQVGGDIFVNFAVAGATQIPGNFVAWWVMNKLGRKITLMTSHVTAGVAALLLIAVPQNLAWVRLILACFGIVGMSVSFTTVYLFSGELFPTVVRNIGVGTSSMCARIGSMVAPFVVSLKNKKMFKNKRCGSRSITLM
- the LOC130669027 gene encoding organic cation transporter protein isoform X1 translates to MKDTPTNGYAEVNGKNGVTDKDKKPEEYEEVDAIQEAMGAMGRWQVLVCIAISLVKFPVAWHQLAVVFMAPQAQQYNCTTPAYSSAKDQCIVNVNGSHVECQSWEFDRSTFPETIISQWSLVCNRSHYANIQQSILMFGILLGNITFGSLADRFGRKIPLMISVVLQLVSGIGCAVVPWFPALLFFKLLAAMATGGTMVTSYVICMEIVGTKWRAAITVLYQIPFSLGHMSLAGIAYLFRHWQHLQLAISLPSIILLSYWWIVPESPRWLLAVGRQKAACKILKKAAKVNKVPDKDIPELVRKHYLHQNSRKSASDHSASIIDLFRTPNMRVKSLAIFFNWIVCGMGLFGMTQYIGQVGGDIFVNFAVAGATQIPGNFVAWWVMNKLGRKITLMTSHVTAGVAALLLIAVPQNLAWVRLILACFGIVGMSVSFTTVYLFSGELFPTVVRNIGVGTSSMCARIGSMVAPFVVSLSTVQGFLPPLIFGTFPLIGAGLALFLPETNGCKLPETLQDGEDFGKKIKKCLKIKDAEAEVSL